The genome window CGCGGAACTGCGATCCGGTCACATTCGCGTCGGCGAGCGCAATCTGGTCGGTGATCGCTCGCCAACACACGGTGGTCACAAAGTCCAAATCGAGGCTTTCCGTGGACAGCGAGCTATCGGTGGTCAGGATTCCGCACACCCGAATGACGCTGCTATCCAGGAGCGTCTTCGCGCTCCGAATCGCGTAATCCGAACTCGCCAAGAGATTGTTGAAGCCATACCGCCCCAGGCTATCCGTAGTCGTGGTCTCAATCACGACGTTGTCGCTCATGCGCACCAGGTTAACGGTCGCGCCGACCAGCGGCGTGGGATCATCGGGTCCGCGACCGGACACCTGCCCATCGGGAACATAGATGGTGCCGGTGACCAATCCGACCGGACCGCCGCCACCTCCGCCGCCACCCGTCGTGCCGCCGGTTGTCGAGCCAGTCGTTCCCGTCGTGCCCGTGGTACCGCCAGTGGTCGAGCCGGTCGTGCTACCGGTCGTTCCGCCCGTGGTCGAGCCGGTCGTTGAACCCGTCGTGCCGCCAGTTGTGGAGCCCGTGGTGCCACCCGTTGTACCGCCGGTTGTCGAACCAGTAGTTCCGCCGGTGGTTCCTCCGGTAGTCGAGCCGGTGGTCCCACCTGTAGTGCCACCTGTGGTTGACCCTGTGGTACCGCCCGTCGTACCGCCCGTAGTTCCGCCAGTCGTACCACCTGTGGTTCCTCCGGTAGTCGAGCCGGTGGTCCCACCCGTAGTGCCGCCAGTGGTTGAGCCCGTCGTTCCGCCGGTCGTACCACCCGAAGTGGAGCCACTCGTTAGGCCGCCCGTGGTCGTGGGGCCTGGCACTTTTGCCGCGCCTCCACCGCCACAGCCAACGGCAAATCCCCATACCGCTAAGCCGGCGAGGACCAAATTCTGAGGTGACAATCGCTTCTCCACGAGACACTCATTCCGCATCCCGGCGGATTTACGTGCTCGTAATGTTACTAGGCTGAGGCAATCCACGCCTCGCTGATGAGGCGAATCGTGCGCTCGATGTCCGAGTCCAGTCCGACACTCAATCGCACCAACCCGTCCGTCAGCCCCATCGCATGGCGCTCTTCCTCAGGGATCTCCGAGCTCGTGCTGCCGCCCGGATTGCTAATGAGCGTCCGGTGGAAGCCCAGGCTGACCGCGATGAGCCCCACGCCTCGCGACTCCATGCCCATCATAAACTGGCGCGCCCGCTCTTGCGAACCGGCGTCCACCACGACCATGCCGCTGTCGCCTTGGCACGGACGCTTTTGACGCTGAAACAGCGCGTATTGCGGGTGTGACTCGTGCCCCGGATAGTAGACCTTCGCGCCGTCGGCCATCAGCGCGTTGCTGACCATCGCCGCATTGCGGCTGTGACGCTCCATACGCACGTCGAGCGTGCCCAGATTTTTGAGGATGCTCGCGGCGCGAATCGCATCGAGCGTGGGCCCAAGCAACATGCTCATGCCATCGCCGACATCAATAAGTCGAGCGCGAAACTCCGCCGAGCAACAGATGGCACCGGCCACGCAATCGCTGCTGCCGTTGATGTACTTGGTCATGCTGTGAATCACGATGTCCGCGCCGAGCGCGAGCGGCCGCATGACAAGCGGGCAAAACGTGTTGTCAACCAGCAGTTGCGCCCCGACTCCGTGAGTCATGTCCGCCAATGCGGCAATATCGCAGACTTCGAGCAACGGGTTGCTGACCGATTCGGTGAATACAACTCGGGTCTTGTCGCTGATCGCCGCTTGCACCGAGCCCAAGTCTCGCATATCAACAAACTTCACGGTGATTCCGAACCGCGGAAACACGTTCTTGAACAGCGCGTACGTGCCGCCGTACAGCATGCGGCTCGCGACGATTTCGTCGCCCGCCTGCGCGAGTTGCAACACTGCGCAGGTGATGGCGGCCATGCCGCTGGCGGTGACCACCGCGGATTCGGAGCCTTCCATCGCGGCGACTCCGGCGGCAAGCGCATCGCTGCTCGGGTGACTGTGCCGCGAGTAAAGGTAGCAGTCCTCCACTTCGCCGGCAAAGACGCCCTTCATCGTGGCCGGATCGCGATAAAAGAAAGTACTGCTATCGCAAATCGGCGGGTTGACGCCAAAAGCATGTTCGGGTTGATCGCTCGTCATTGAGTCCTCTGTTTGTAGTTTATGCCACGAATCCTAAGAATCAAAGGTTAGACGCGAACATTTAACTAATTGTTGACGAGGTTTTCAACAGGAACGGAAAAAGCCCTGATCGCGTAAACTAGGGTTGTGAAAGGTCGCTGGATCGTTCCCACCCTGTGCGTCACTCTCGGCGTCGGTTTAATGACCGCCGCTTTGATTGCGAACGCAAGTCCCTACGTTGATGTCGCGGCCGCCCGCACCATGGACGGAACCGACCTCCACGTGGCCGGAAAGCTTGTGCCAGGCACTCTCAAAAGCTCGCCCAAGGATAACCTGGTGGCGTTTGAGCTAAAGGACGAGAAGGGCGCGATCATGCCTGTGAGCTACAAAGGCATCGAGCCGGGCAACCTCCAGCAAACCGACAAGATTGTGGCGATCGGCGGATTCCAAGACAAAGTGTTTGTCGCCAACAAACTGCTGGTGAAGTGCCCTAGCAAGTACGAGTCGACCAAGAAGGAACCCGCTAACTAGTGGACCAGCACCTTCTGGAGCAGTTGCCCAAGCCGCCCCAGTGGGGCATGTTGGTGGGCTCGGCCGGAACTTGGCTGATTTTCC of Chthonomonas sp. contains these proteins:
- a CDS encoding aminotransferase class I/II-fold pyridoxal phosphate-dependent enzyme yields the protein MTSDQPEHAFGVNPPICDSSTFFYRDPATMKGVFAGEVEDCYLYSRHSHPSSDALAAGVAAMEGSESAVVTASGMAAITCAVLQLAQAGDEIVASRMLYGGTYALFKNVFPRFGITVKFVDMRDLGSVQAAISDKTRVVFTESVSNPLLEVCDIAALADMTHGVGAQLLVDNTFCPLVMRPLALGADIVIHSMTKYINGSSDCVAGAICCSAEFRARLIDVGDGMSMLLGPTLDAIRAASILKNLGTLDVRMERHSRNAAMVSNALMADGAKVYYPGHESHPQYALFQRQKRPCQGDSGMVVVDAGSQERARQFMMGMESRGVGLIAVSLGFHRTLISNPGGSTSSEIPEEERHAMGLTDGLVRLSVGLDSDIERTIRLISEAWIASA
- a CDS encoding cytochrome c maturation protein CcmE produces the protein MKGRWIVPTLCVTLGVGLMTAALIANASPYVDVAAARTMDGTDLHVAGKLVPGTLKSSPKDNLVAFELKDEKGAIMPVSYKGIEPGNLQQTDKIVAIGGFQDKVFVANKLLVKCPSKYESTKKEPAN